GATTATTTCTCAACCTTGTGATTGGCCTGAATTTAAAGACATTATTGCTGATTTAAATTTGACTAAACCAGTGGAATTTATTGCCGGGGGGGACACCCGTCAAGAATCTGTTTACAATGGCTTGCAGGCGCTCCCAGCCACCGCAGAACACGTATTAATTCATGATGGCGCACGATGTTTGGCGACACCAGATTTACTCGACTCCTGCGCCGAAGCTATCCGCCAATGTTCTGGTTTAATTGCGGCTGTACCTGTGAAAGATACAATCAAAGTTGTGGATGATCATGGCATTATTCAAAGCACACCCGACCGACGGCAATTGTGGGCAGCACAAACACCTCAAGGGTTTAATGTCAAGTTATTGAAAGAATGTCACGCCCAAGGTGTGCGTCAAGGTTGGGAAGTAACTGATGATGCGGCTTTATTTGAAAAATGTGGAATTGAAGTCCAAATTGTCCCCGGAGAAGAGACTAATTTAAAAATTACCACTCCACAAGATTTAGCGATCGCCGAATTTATCCTCAGTAACCGAGAATGAGGATAGAACCTCACCCCAACCCTCTCCTTAGTAAGGAGAGGGAGCCGGAATTTTGTTGATTTTATAAGTAGGCGGGTTGATTTAGAATACATTGGCAAAGCTGATATTCTACCAATGACAAATGACCAATGACTAATGACCAATGACAAATGACAAATGACTAATGACTAATGACTACAGCAACAAAGATAGAAGCGATTCTGTATTTAAAAGGTAAACCCTTATCTCTGAGCGAAATAGCCGAGTATGCAGGG
The window above is part of the Nodularia spumigena CCY9414 genome. Proteins encoded here:
- the ispD gene encoding 2-C-methyl-D-erythritol 4-phosphate cytidylyltransferase, coding for MYLLIPSAGIGKRMGGTRNKLLLEVRSQAIIAWTLKAAAAASTIKWIGIISQPCDWPEFKDIIADLNLTKPVEFIAGGDTRQESVYNGLQALPATAEHVLIHDGARCLATPDLLDSCAEAIRQCSGLIAAVPVKDTIKVVDDHGIIQSTPDRRQLWAAQTPQGFNVKLLKECHAQGVRQGWEVTDDAALFEKCGIEVQIVPGEETNLKITTPQDLAIAEFILSNRE